CGCCCCCCGGGGAACCCGGTTCGGGAACCGGTATTCCAGGAACCCCCGGCGAAACCAGATCAGCTGGGCGTGAATCCGTTCGGGCTCGAAGAACGAACGCGGCTCGTCCATTTCCCCGATGATCGACTGATCGCTCAGGATGCCGCAGGGAGCGGAAATTTGCGAATCGAAAAATTGGCCGATCGGAAGCGATACTTCGACAAAGGGGTGCGTCTTGGGCGCTCTGAAATGCGAAAAATCGACGACGATCCGGCTGTACCGGGCGGAGCAGCTTTTCTGCGTCCCGCGGGTTCCCGGAATCATCTCGGTCTGGATCAGCCCCGCGTCCTCCAGCTTCTTGATATTGATGGCGGCGGTTGAAGCGGGAATGCCGAATTTCTCCGAAATCTCCACCACGTTCATCGAACGGTGCAGCAGCTCCTTGAAAATCTCGATGCGCAAGTCGGTTGAAAGCGCCTTCGCAATATGGATGAATTCATCAATATTTGTTGAAAGAATCCGATTCAGCTTCTCGTGATCCGAATAGTCCCGTTCAATTTTCAACAATCTTCCCCCCTTTTCGACATTTCCTGCAT
This genomic window from Paenibacillus humicola contains:
- a CDS encoding ArsR/SmtB family transcription factor, with protein sequence MKIERDYSDHEKLNRILSTNIDEFIHIAKALSTDLRIEIFKELLHRSMNVVEISEKFGIPASTAAINIKKLEDAGLIQTEMIPGTRGTQKSCSARYSRIVVDFSHFRAPKTHPFVEVSLPIGQFFDSQISAPCGILSDQSIIGEMDEPRSFFEPERIHAQLIWFRRGFLEYRFPNRVPRGAVIRNLELSMEICSEAPLYNSDWPSDITLWINGKEVGTWTSPGDFGGERGLLTPDWWGTENTQYGLLKTWRVHGEGSFIDGRNISSLNIDELELDDKPYLTVRIGNKPDAVNEGGINLFGRKFGNYETDLKLKLDYESRADKN